A DNA window from Bacteroides cellulosilyticus contains the following coding sequences:
- a CDS encoding RNA recognition motif domain-containing protein, translating into MNLYVGNLNYKVRESDLREVMEEYGTVDSVRIITDRETRRSKGFAFIEMPDSAEASNAINALNGAEYGGRPMVVKEALPKN; encoded by the coding sequence ATGAATTTGTATGTAGGTAACCTTAATTACAAGGTTAGAGAATCAGATTTGAGAGAAGTTATGGAAGAGTACGGAACAGTAGACTCAGTAAGAATCATCACTGACCGTGAAACAAGAAGATCTAAAGGATTCGCATTCATCGAAATGCCGGATTCTGCAGAAGCATCTAACGCTATCAATGCATTGAACGGTGCTGAATACGGAGGCCGTCCGATGGTAGTTAAAGAAGCATTACCGAAGAATTAA
- a CDS encoding YiiG family protein, with product MKILVSLSVAGLLLLASCGGKGKDAASMSYSQEDANEVIAYYNITVDLMKKLVATDDISKTLAYMKKDGKGFVIAPIVNRSYFQAKDTTALLNPGNCFPDAVRDSLKALCLAYVDASNKVYANYEEYCQYIKAEDYKDDKYARGREIAADQEEQGNRIQELRTQIYALVTPYADKAEEATLKDNPLKDHIMAGKALISSLEAVLEGYDSDVAKERMQSLYDTVNTQKEAASKIEKLKDYSSEMMSYEDMVNDTDKFLGELRKQLRDGKFTESGYKELLYNYNHVIDDYNRFVN from the coding sequence ATGAAAATCTTAGTATCATTATCTGTTGCAGGCCTTTTGTTGCTTGCTTCGTGTGGCGGTAAAGGCAAGGATGCGGCTTCTATGAGTTATAGTCAGGAAGATGCGAATGAAGTTATCGCTTACTACAACATCACTGTCGATCTGATGAAAAAACTCGTAGCGACGGATGACATTTCCAAAACACTGGCGTACATGAAAAAAGACGGTAAGGGCTTTGTTATAGCTCCCATTGTCAATCGCTCTTATTTTCAGGCTAAAGACACGACGGCATTATTAAATCCGGGCAACTGCTTCCCGGATGCGGTACGTGATAGTTTGAAAGCGCTTTGCCTGGCTTATGTGGATGCGTCAAACAAAGTGTATGCTAATTATGAAGAGTACTGCCAGTATATTAAAGCAGAAGACTATAAGGACGACAAGTATGCCAGGGGGCGTGAAATAGCTGCCGATCAGGAAGAACAGGGAAATCGGATACAGGAACTTCGTACGCAGATTTATGCTTTGGTGACGCCTTATGCCGACAAGGCAGAAGAGGCGACTTTAAAGGATAATCCTCTGAAAGATCATATTATGGCTGGGAAGGCATTGATTTCTTCTTTGGAGGCAGTACTTGAAGGTTATGATTCGGATGTTGCCAAAGAGCGAATGCAATCTTTGTATGATACTGTGAATACTCAGAAGGAGGCGGCTTCAAAGATAGAGAAGTTGAAAGACTATTCCAGTGAAATGATGAGTTATGAAGACATGGTTAATGATACTGATAAGTTCTTGGGTGAGCTTCGCAAACAATTGCGCGATGGGAAGTTTACCGAAAGCGGGTATAAGGAATTGCTTTATAACTATAATCATGTAATCGACGATTACAATCGTTTCGTAAATTGA
- a CDS encoding DUF6064 family protein: MEVFWKTIAQYNEATWIFQVIITIAGILLTVLLYQKPTLLIKRLMKGYMVFLNSWISIVYYMIYCGDRNYNYILAIFWGIIALIWLWDLITNYTPFERYHKYDKLTYILYAMPFLYPLLSWTRGMEFPMMTTCVMPCSVAVFTIGLLLAFSRKVNLLVILFLCHWALIAFSKVYIYKIPEDLLLASATVPAIYLFFKNYFDQNLHKETKPSAKYTNWILIALCVAIGVFLSITILNELVG; encoded by the coding sequence ATGGAAGTTTTTTGGAAAACAATCGCACAATATAATGAAGCAACCTGGATTTTCCAGGTAATTATTACGATTGCAGGTATCCTGCTGACCGTACTACTTTATCAAAAACCGACACTGCTGATAAAGCGGTTGATGAAAGGATATATGGTATTTTTAAATAGCTGGATTTCTATCGTCTACTACATGATCTATTGTGGTGACCGGAATTACAATTATATACTTGCCATATTCTGGGGTATAATTGCACTTATCTGGCTGTGGGACCTCATTACAAACTATACTCCGTTTGAACGTTATCACAAATATGACAAACTGACTTACATACTGTATGCCATGCCATTCCTTTACCCTCTCTTGTCATGGACACGGGGCATGGAATTCCCAATGATGACCACCTGTGTGATGCCCTGCTCCGTGGCAGTATTCACCATCGGATTGTTACTGGCATTTTCACGCAAAGTAAATCTGCTTGTAATACTTTTCCTTTGTCACTGGGCATTGATAGCGTTTTCTAAAGTGTACATCTACAAAATTCCCGAAGACTTATTGCTGGCAAGTGCAACCGTTCCTGCCATTTATCTCTTCTTCAAGAATTACTTCGACCAGAATCTGCATAAAGAAACAAAACCAAGTGCCAAATATACAAACTGGATTCTAATAGCACTCTGTGTAGCAATTGGAGTATTTCTAAGTATCACGATATTGAACGAATTAGTTGGTTAG
- the nrdG gene encoding anaerobic ribonucleoside-triphosphate reductase activating protein: protein MLSILDIIEDTTVDGPGFRTSIYAAGCPNRCPGCHNPESWDINRGRWMSTDEILAKVLADNFADVTFSGGDPMYQPEGFTELACAIKEKSNKNIWCYTGYTFETLLRNPLQAKLLQYIDVLVDGKFKQELRDESLCFRGSKNQRLIDVQASLQAEEVVTYNYNPVPRIA, encoded by the coding sequence GTGCTTTCTATCCTTGACATTATAGAAGATACTACAGTGGACGGTCCGGGCTTCCGGACCTCCATTTATGCTGCCGGGTGCCCGAACAGATGCCCCGGTTGCCATAACCCTGAATCCTGGGATATCAACCGGGGACGCTGGATGTCGACAGACGAAATTCTGGCGAAAGTGCTTGCCGACAATTTTGCAGACGTAACATTCAGCGGCGGAGATCCGATGTACCAACCCGAGGGATTTACAGAACTGGCATGTGCCATTAAGGAAAAAAGTAACAAGAACATCTGGTGCTATACAGGATATACTTTTGAGACTCTGCTACGCAACCCACTACAGGCCAAACTATTGCAGTATATCGATGTGCTGGTAGACGGGAAATTCAAACAGGAACTACGGGATGAAAGCCTGTGCTTCCGCGGAAGCAAAAATCAACGTTTGATTGACGTACAGGCTTCATTGCAGGCAGAAGAGGTAGTGACATACAATTATAATCCCGTACCTCGCATTGCTTAA
- the gpmA gene encoding 2,3-diphosphoglycerate-dependent phosphoglycerate mutase, with amino-acid sequence MKKIVLLRHGESAWNKENRFTGWTDVDLTEKGIAEAKKAGQLLIDNGFQFDKAYTSYLKRAVKTLNVVLDRMDQDWIPVEKSWRLNEKHYGQLQGLNKAETAVKYGEEQVLIWRRSYDIAPHALTEDDPRNPRFEARYNEVPDAELPRTESLKDTIERIMPYWKCVIFPNLKTADELLVVAHGNSLRGIIKHLKHISDEDIVKLNLPTAVPYVFEFDDDLNLQKDYFLGDPEEIKKLMEAVANQGKNK; translated from the coding sequence ATGAAGAAAATTGTATTACTTCGCCATGGCGAAAGCGCATGGAATAAGGAAAATCGTTTCACTGGTTGGACCGATGTAGATTTAACGGAAAAAGGTATTGCCGAAGCTAAAAAGGCGGGGCAGTTATTGATAGATAATGGCTTCCAGTTTGATAAAGCCTATACTTCCTATCTGAAACGTGCAGTGAAAACACTGAATGTGGTATTGGATCGTATGGATCAGGACTGGATACCGGTAGAGAAATCCTGGCGTCTGAACGAGAAGCATTATGGACAGCTTCAAGGCTTGAATAAGGCGGAAACTGCTGTCAAATACGGTGAAGAGCAAGTATTGATCTGGCGTCGTAGCTATGATATTGCTCCGCATGCACTGACTGAGGATGATCCTCGTAATCCTCGCTTTGAAGCACGTTATAATGAAGTGCCCGATGCGGAACTGCCTCGTACCGAGTCTCTGAAAGATACAATCGAACGCATCATGCCTTACTGGAAATGTGTGATCTTCCCGAATCTGAAAACAGCAGACGAACTGTTGGTAGTGGCACATGGTAATAGTTTAAGAGGAATCATCAAGCACCTGAAGCATATCTCCGATGAAGATATTGTAAAGCTGAACCTGCCCACCGCCGTACCTTATGTCTTTGAATTTGACGATGACCTGAATTTGCAGAAAGACTATTTCTTGGGAGATCCGGAGGAAATAAAGAAGTTGATGGAAGCAGTAGCAAATCAAGGAAAGAATAAATAG
- a CDS encoding toxin-antitoxin system YwqK family antitoxin, which yields MTMKKVLAICLLLVCTFPLLAQKIYQVNEVSEINLGDGRFLYRDAKKEKPLNGEFRIIDGYRSQYVQAEFKEGMFDGKYQEYSHNALRREGSYKEGRKNGLFREYVGGALTQEYTFRNDTLDGAVISYFQNGKVSRSVFFKNGREHGNFKEYNHETGEVRSDNNYEDGLEHGRQWAYLQARYDYTRTYTCEHGKRMGKYEERFVDTDTPKVLGKYENGMKTGCWLEFNDLGDTLSIENYANDLLDGEKVVFTGGVREEIQHYKAGKKDGLFVLLDYSTGKPKRETNYKNGRKNGTERVWVTSNRNDFIETYTYVNDRRHGPYEAVYQEDKQQNIKAGTLKSKGQYRSDSRSGHWISYDTTGKIEKEWDE from the coding sequence ATGACAATGAAAAAAGTTTTGGCTATATGCCTGTTACTGGTATGTACTTTTCCCCTATTAGCTCAGAAAATCTATCAGGTTAATGAGGTTTCCGAAATCAATCTGGGTGACGGACGCTTTCTCTATCGTGATGCCAAAAAGGAAAAACCTTTGAACGGTGAATTCCGTATAATCGACGGCTATCGTTCGCAATATGTGCAGGCGGAATTCAAGGAAGGCATGTTCGACGGAAAATATCAGGAATATTCCCATAATGCGCTTCGTCGGGAAGGTTCTTATAAGGAAGGACGTAAGAATGGTTTGTTTCGCGAATATGTGGGCGGGGCACTTACCCAGGAGTATACCTTCCGCAATGATACCCTTGATGGGGCGGTTATTTCTTATTTCCAAAATGGAAAAGTGTCCCGTTCTGTATTCTTCAAAAATGGTAGGGAGCATGGCAATTTTAAAGAATATAACCATGAGACCGGTGAAGTGCGCTCGGACAATAACTATGAAGATGGTTTGGAGCATGGCCGGCAATGGGCTTATCTGCAAGCCAGATACGACTATACCAGGACTTATACCTGTGAGCATGGCAAACGTATGGGAAAGTATGAGGAGCGCTTTGTTGACACAGACACTCCGAAGGTGCTGGGGAAATATGAGAATGGGATGAAGACCGGCTGCTGGTTGGAGTTCAATGATCTGGGTGATACGCTTTCTATTGAAAACTATGCAAACGACTTGCTGGATGGTGAAAAAGTAGTCTTTACCGGTGGGGTACGCGAAGAAATACAACATTACAAAGCCGGAAAGAAAGACGGACTTTTTGTTTTATTGGATTATTCTACCGGTAAGCCAAAACGCGAAACGAATTATAAGAACGGACGGAAAAATGGTACGGAGCGTGTTTGGGTAACCAGTAACCGCAATGATTTCATTGAGACTTATACTTATGTCAATGACCGTAGACATGGCCCATACGAAGCTGTTTATCAGGAAGACAAGCAGCAGAACATCAAAGCGGGTACTCTGAAAAGCAAAGGGCAGTACCGGAGTGACAGCCGTTCGGGACATTGGATTTCTTATGATACTACCGGAAAGATAGAGAAAGAATGGGATGAATAA
- a CDS encoding threonine/serine exporter ThrE family protein, translating into MNSPNELKEITRFLLEYANRLMGSGVHTSRVIRNTRRIGKSLDVDVKMSLFQKTMVVSVCDIDSTEVYNEVAIIPAFPISFELNAELSALSWEAYDNHLPLETLWDKYEKIISRPKMDPLCTLFLVGFANASFCALFGGDWTARLIVFSATLIGFYIKQIMQKKKINHYLVFIVSAFVASMVASSALTLETTAEIAIATSVLYLVPGVPLLNGVIDIVEGHVLTGCTRLIQALLLVLCISVGLSCTLMLIRNSLL; encoded by the coding sequence ATGAATTCGCCAAACGAATTAAAAGAAATTACCCGGTTTTTACTGGAGTATGCTAATCGTCTTATGGGTTCCGGTGTACACACTTCACGTGTGATACGAAACACCCGTCGCATCGGAAAGTCACTGGATGTAGACGTGAAAATGAGCCTTTTCCAAAAGACCATGGTGGTAAGTGTATGCGACATTGACAGCACGGAAGTCTACAATGAAGTAGCCATTATTCCCGCTTTCCCCATCAGTTTCGAACTGAACGCTGAACTGAGTGCGCTTAGCTGGGAAGCCTACGACAATCATTTACCTCTGGAGACACTTTGGGACAAGTATGAGAAAATAATATCACGACCGAAGATGGACCCGCTTTGTACATTGTTTCTGGTGGGTTTTGCCAATGCTTCTTTCTGCGCCCTGTTTGGTGGTGACTGGACAGCGCGTCTCATTGTATTCTCCGCAACACTCATCGGTTTCTATATAAAACAGATTATGCAGAAGAAGAAAATCAATCATTATCTTGTTTTCATTGTATCTGCATTCGTAGCTTCCATGGTTGCTTCTTCAGCGCTTACGCTGGAAACGACAGCTGAGATAGCCATTGCCACAAGTGTTCTTTATCTGGTGCCTGGCGTCCCCTTGCTGAATGGAGTCATTGATATTGTTGAGGGACATGTACTAACCGGCTGCACCCGTCTCATCCAGGCATTACTGCTGGTATTATGTATTTCCGTAGGACTCTCCTGCACTCTTATGTTAATTAGAAACAGTTTATTATGA
- a CDS encoding anaerobic ribonucleoside triphosphate reductase codes for MIQTVIKRDGRVVGFNEEKIVTAIRKAMLHTDKGEDLQLIRQITDHISFKGSAQMTVEAIQDAVEMELMKSSRKDVAQKYIAYRNQRSIARKAKTRDMFLEIIEIKSNDVTRENANMNADTPAGMMMKFASETTKPFVDDYLLSDEVLEAVSGNYLHIHDKDYYPTKSLTCVQHPLDRILTCGFSAGHGESRPAKRIETASILGCISLETAQNEMHGGQAIPAFDFYLAPYVRNSYIEEIKNLEELNGKDYSHLYKKELTDYLQQPLDGLSDEKRIVQHAINKTVARVHQSMEAFIHNMNTIHSRGGNQVVFSSINYGTDTSAEGRCIIRELLKSTYQGVGNGETAIFPIQIWKKKRGVSYLPEDRNYDLYQLACKVTARRFFPNFLNLDATFNQSEEWKADDPKRYQHEVATMGCRTRVFENRFGPKTSIGRGNISFSTINIVRLAIECMKIEDKELRIAKFFAKLDSMLEVTARQLHERMEFQKTAFAKQFPLLMSALWVGCEKLKPNDTIASVINQGTLGIGFIGLAECLVALTGKHHGESEEAQKLGVKIVTYMRDRADQFSDQYHHNYSVLATPAEGLSGKFTGADRKKFGVLPGITDRDYYTNSNHVPVYYKCSARHKAEVEAPYHELTRGGHIFYVEIDGDATHNPEVIMRVVDMMDQYNIGYGSVNHNRNRCLECGYENSTPNLEACPKCGSTHIDKLQRITGYLVGTTDRWNNAKLAELNDRVIHN; via the coding sequence ATGATACAGACTGTAATCAAAAGAGACGGACGTGTAGTAGGCTTCAATGAAGAGAAAATAGTAACTGCTATCCGTAAAGCTATGTTACATACGGATAAAGGCGAAGACTTACAATTGATACGCCAAATCACAGATCATATATCTTTCAAGGGAAGTGCACAAATGACGGTGGAAGCCATTCAGGATGCCGTAGAAATGGAACTGATGAAGAGTAGCCGGAAAGATGTAGCACAGAAATATATCGCTTACCGCAATCAGCGCAGCATTGCCCGTAAAGCCAAGACGCGCGACATGTTTCTGGAGATTATAGAAATAAAATCCAATGACGTAACACGGGAAAATGCAAACATGAATGCCGATACCCCGGCAGGCATGATGATGAAGTTTGCCAGTGAAACGACCAAACCCTTTGTGGATGACTATCTGCTAAGCGACGAAGTACTGGAAGCCGTAAGCGGTAATTACCTGCATATTCATGACAAGGACTACTACCCTACCAAGAGCCTGACATGTGTTCAGCATCCATTGGATCGTATTTTGACCTGCGGCTTTTCTGCCGGACACGGTGAATCCCGTCCTGCCAAACGTATTGAAACTGCAAGTATCCTGGGATGTATCTCACTGGAAACTGCACAGAATGAAATGCATGGCGGTCAGGCTATCCCGGCATTCGACTTTTATCTGGCACCCTACGTGCGCAACAGCTATATCGAAGAAATCAAGAATCTGGAAGAGCTGAACGGAAAGGATTATTCACATCTATATAAGAAAGAGCTTACAGACTATCTGCAACAGCCGCTGGATGGACTGTCCGACGAGAAACGCATTGTGCAACATGCCATTAACAAGACTGTAGCACGTGTACATCAGTCAATGGAAGCATTCATCCATAATATGAATACCATTCACTCACGCGGTGGTAACCAGGTAGTATTCAGTTCTATCAATTACGGCACAGATACATCTGCTGAAGGGCGCTGTATCATCCGCGAACTTCTGAAAAGCACCTATCAAGGTGTAGGTAACGGCGAAACAGCCATATTTCCTATTCAGATATGGAAAAAGAAACGTGGTGTGAGCTATCTGCCGGAAGACCGGAACTATGACCTTTACCAGCTTGCCTGCAAAGTGACGGCCCGCCGCTTCTTCCCGAATTTCCTCAATCTGGACGCTACTTTCAACCAAAGCGAAGAATGGAAGGCGGATGACCCGAAACGCTATCAGCATGAAGTAGCCACCATGGGATGCCGTACACGTGTATTCGAAAACCGTTTCGGACCGAAAACTTCAATCGGACGCGGAAATATCTCTTTTTCTACCATTAATATCGTACGCCTGGCTATCGAGTGCATGAAGATAGAAGATAAAGAATTGCGTATAGCCAAATTCTTCGCAAAACTGGATTCAATGCTCGAAGTCACTGCACGCCAACTGCACGAACGTATGGAATTCCAGAAAACTGCATTTGCCAAGCAATTCCCATTGCTGATGTCTGCCCTATGGGTAGGTTGCGAAAAGCTGAAACCAAACGATACAATTGCCTCTGTGATCAATCAGGGAACGTTGGGCATAGGTTTCATAGGTTTGGCAGAATGTCTGGTTGCCCTTACCGGCAAACATCACGGAGAATCGGAAGAAGCACAAAAACTGGGAGTAAAAATAGTAACTTATATGCGCGACCGCGCCGACCAATTCTCCGATCAGTATCACCATAATTACAGTGTGCTGGCTACGCCTGCCGAAGGACTATCCGGCAAATTTACAGGGGCAGACCGTAAGAAGTTCGGTGTATTGCCGGGAATTACAGACCGGGATTACTATACAAATTCCAATCACGTGCCTGTGTACTACAAGTGCAGCGCCCGCCATAAAGCAGAAGTGGAAGCTCCGTATCATGAACTGACACGTGGCGGACATATTTTCTATGTAGAAATAGACGGTGATGCGACACACAATCCTGAGGTCATCATGCGTGTAGTGGATATGATGGATCAGTACAATATCGGATACGGCTCAGTAAACCATAACCGCAACCGCTGTCTGGAATGCGGATATGAAAACTCTACTCCGAATCTGGAAGCCTGTCCGAAATGTGGCAGTACGCACATTGATAAGTTACAACGTATCACCGGTTACCTGGTAGGGACTACCGACCGCTGGAACAATGCCAAACTGGCGGAACTCAACGACCGTGTCATTCATAACTAA
- a CDS encoding threonine/serine exporter family protein has protein sequence MILVDILTDGIFAAVAAIGFGAISDPPLRAFPSIALLAAIGHALRFCLMTYLGVDIATASLFASFSIGMGSLVLGKRIYCPMTVLYIPALLPMIPGMYAYKIVFSLIMFMQNMKVPELQEKYLIDLFTNTIVTCSVIFMLAVGATIPLFLFIKRAFSMTRHEKN, from the coding sequence ATGATACTCGTTGATATACTTACGGACGGCATATTTGCCGCAGTTGCCGCCATCGGTTTCGGAGCGATTTCAGATCCTCCCTTGCGCGCTTTTCCTTCCATTGCCTTGCTTGCCGCTATCGGCCATGCTTTGCGTTTTTGTCTGATGACCTATCTGGGAGTAGATATCGCCACTGCATCTCTATTTGCTTCTTTCAGTATCGGTATGGGAAGTCTGGTTTTGGGAAAACGTATCTATTGCCCCATGACCGTGCTCTACATCCCTGCATTGCTGCCTATGATTCCGGGTATGTACGCCTACAAAATAGTATTCTCACTCATCATGTTCATGCAGAATATGAAAGTACCGGAATTGCAAGAAAAGTATCTGATAGACTTATTCACGAACACAATTGTTACTTGTAGCGTCATTTTCATGTTGGCAGTGGGCGCCACTATACCGTTGTTCTTGTTTATCAAACGAGCTTTCTCCATGACAAGACACGAGAAAAATTAA
- a CDS encoding TlpA disulfide reductase family protein, translated as MKKFIYLLAVAAIVAACSGNKGYVVTGTVEGGADGDTVFLQKVDGRNLVKVDSAVITKGTFTFKGVQDTAVNRYVTYRPAGKEGILMDFFLENGNININLTRDNDSATGTPSNDAYQEIRAQLNDLNKQMMTIYESMSDTTLTDEQREAKMKEMNDLQEKSMEITKVGIAKNITNLVGVHLLKNNYYYLEVDELDPLMPQIPAEFANDEVIIKIKGNVEKMKATAVGQKFTDFEMETPDGKPVKLSDYVGKGKVVLIDFWASWCGPCRREMPNLVEAYAQYKNKGFEIVGVSLDQSGEAWKDAIQKLNITWPQMSDLKYWNSEGAQLYAVSSIPHTVLIDGEGTIIARGLHGEELQKKLAEVLK; from the coding sequence ATGAAAAAATTTATCTATCTGCTCGCTGTGGCTGCCATCGTCGCTGCCTGTAGCGGAAACAAAGGTTACGTGGTAACCGGAACCGTAGAGGGTGGAGCTGACGGCGACACCGTATTTTTGCAAAAAGTAGACGGAAGAAATCTTGTAAAAGTAGACTCCGCAGTTATCACAAAAGGCACATTCACCTTCAAAGGTGTACAAGATACTGCCGTAAACCGTTACGTGACTTACAGACCAGCAGGAAAAGAAGGCATATTAATGGACTTTTTCCTTGAAAACGGTAACATCAACATCAACCTGACGCGTGATAATGACTCCGCTACCGGTACGCCAAGCAATGATGCTTACCAGGAAATCAGAGCTCAGCTGAATGATCTGAACAAGCAAATGATGACTATATACGAGTCCATGTCAGATACTACACTGACTGACGAACAGCGCGAAGCCAAAATGAAGGAAATGAACGATCTGCAAGAAAAGTCAATGGAAATCACCAAGGTAGGTATCGCTAAGAATATTACAAACCTCGTAGGCGTTCATTTGCTGAAGAATAACTACTACTATCTTGAAGTAGACGAATTGGATCCGCTGATGCCGCAAATCCCGGCTGAATTTGCGAATGATGAAGTAATCATCAAAATCAAAGGAAACGTAGAAAAGATGAAAGCAACTGCCGTAGGCCAGAAGTTCACAGATTTCGAAATGGAAACTCCTGACGGAAAGCCCGTGAAACTGTCTGACTATGTAGGTAAAGGTAAAGTGGTACTCATCGACTTCTGGGCAAGCTGGTGTGGTCCTTGTCGCCGTGAAATGCCAAACTTGGTAGAAGCTTACGCTCAATACAAGAACAAAGGTTTCGAAATCGTAGGCGTATCTTTGGATCAAAGTGGCGAAGCATGGAAAGACGCTATTCAGAAACTGAACATCACTTGGCCGCAAATGTCTGACCTGAAATACTGGAACAGCGAAGGCGCTCAATTGTATGCAGTAAGCAGCATTCCTCACACTGTATTGATCGACGGTGAAGGAACCATCATCGCACGCGGATTGCACGGTGAAGAATTGCAGAAAAAGTTGGCTGAAGTATTGAAATAA
- a CDS encoding 30S ribosomal protein S16: MATKIRLQRHGRKSYAFYSIVIADVRAPRDGKFIEKIGTYNPNTNPATVDLKFDRALDWVMKGAQPTDTVRNILSREGVYMKKHLLGGVTKGAFGEAEAEAKFEAWKNNKQSGLATLKAKDEEAKKAEAKARLEAEKKVNAEKAKALAEKKAAEEAEKAAAEAPAEEATEAPAEEAPAAEAAAE, from the coding sequence ATGGCAACAAAAATCAGATTGCAAAGACATGGACGTAAGAGCTATGCTTTTTACTCTATCGTTATTGCAGATGTAAGAGCACCACGTGATGGTAAATTTATTGAGAAGATTGGTACGTACAATCCGAATACCAATCCTGCCACAGTAGATTTGAAGTTCGACCGCGCACTTGACTGGGTTATGAAAGGTGCACAACCGACTGACACTGTTCGCAACATCTTGTCACGCGAAGGCGTTTACATGAAAAAACACCTGTTGGGCGGTGTTACTAAAGGCGCATTTGGCGAAGCTGAAGCTGAAGCTAAATTTGAAGCTTGGAAGAACAACAAACAAAGCGGTTTGGCTACCTTGAAAGCTAAAGACGAAGAAGCTAAGAAAGCTGAAGCAAAAGCACGTCTGGAAGCAGAAAAGAAAGTGAACGCTGAGAAAGCTAAAGCATTAGCTGAAAAGAAAGCTGCTGAAGAAGCAGAAAAAGCTGCTGCCGAAGCACCTGCTGAAGAAGCAACAGAGGCTCCCGCCGAAGAAGCTCCCGCAGCTGAAGCTGCTGCTGAATAA